The following proteins are encoded in a genomic region of Diabrotica virgifera virgifera chromosome 1, PGI_DIABVI_V3a:
- the LOC114326959 gene encoding cGMP-dependent protein kinase, isozyme 1, protein MLFCRVKRERGTSVLNEDTYDDEIDEKRRSGIISKSIGTATYEVETADVKTYPKTKEEENQIRAALEQNEFLSNVLKNDRYQRFIDCMYNEKVPLGEELIKEGDFGAHVYISRTGTYDILIQNQSITTFKDVRVFGELAILYSAKRHASIRAVDNNCSVWALDCKTFKILSIKTALEEQEEIASFLQNVPELGTAPIEKLYQVANLLELEFFKSGTEIVKQCELGNKFYIIRAGTVTVEKDNEKVTELSRGRYFGEVALLKDEFRQATVRADPPGVECLTLTREHFIEHFGNIHEFVRLKSEAYTATEKLSDIPNINLDEFNVIQTLGLGAYGRVQLIQHNRQKNLVFALKYIKKSEIRKKTHQDQVYNEKNLHTSCNSPFITRMYRSFKTSKYIYFILEVGLGGDLWSLLHSQKLKRFDEDKAKFYAGCVLEGLSYLHALGIVYRDLKPENIIVHHNGYLKLADLGFAKKTDAKEKTFTFVGTAEYVAPEIILSKGYNRAVDYWAYGVFVYELLVGKTPFRTNDPGHMNTYKLILKGIEFVLFPEYVSGTAKNLIKKLCTQSVSDRLGCQKSGIQAIKKHLWFGSLDWNKLCRLEVEPPYRPTLNDNVDTRYFEKFPDDKDVPPDDFSDWDKDL, encoded by the exons GGAAGAAAATCAGATTAGAGCTGCATTGGAACAAAACGAATTCCTATCAAATGTACTCAAAAATGACCGGTACCAAAGGTTTATCGACTGCATGTATAACGAAAAGGTGCCTTTAGGGGAAGAGCTCATTAAAGAAGGTGATTTTGGAGCTCACGTGTATATTTCACGTACAG GTACATATGACATATTGATCCAAAACCAAAGCATAACTACATTCAAAGACGTCAGAGTATTTGGAGAGCTGGCAATCCTTTATTCAGCCAAACGCCATGCCTCTATCAGAGCAGTCGATAATAACTGCTCCGTGTGGGCATTAGATTGCAAGACCTTTAAGATACTCAGCATTAAAACTGCTTTAGAGGAACAAGAAGAAATTGCGTCTTTTCTGCAAAACGTACCTGAATTAGGCACTGCTCCCATTGAAAAGTTGTACCAAGTGGCGAATCTCTTAGAGTtagaattttttaaaagtggtactGAAATTGTTAAACAGTGTGAGTTAGGAAATAAGTTTTATATTATACGAGCTGGGACAGTTACTGTAGAAAAGGATAatgaaaaa gtaACAGAGTTGTCTAGGGGAAGATACTTCGGAGAAGTAGCTCTCCTGAAGGATGAATTTAGACAAGCCACAGTAAGAGCTGATCCTCCCGGTGTTGAATGTTTAACCTTAACCAGGGAACACTTTATAGAGCATTTCGGCAATATTCATGAGTTCGTAAGACTGAAGAGTGAAGCTTACACAGCAACAGAGAAATTATCAGACATTCCAAATATAAATTTGGACGAATTCAACGTTATACAAACGTTAGGGCTAGGAGCGTATGGAAGAGTACAGTTGATTCAACATAATCGACAGAAAAATCTGGTCTTTGCCCTAAAGTATATCAAAAAATCCGAAATTCGAAAGAAAACACACCAAGATCAAGTGTATAATGAGAAAAATTTGCACACTTCTTGCAATTCTCCTTTTATAACTAGAATGTACAGAAGCTTCAAAactagcaaatatatttattttattttggagGTCGGATTAGGAGGCGATCTTTGGAGTTTGTTACATTCCCAGAAATTAAAGAGGTTCGATGAAGACAAAGCCAAGTTTTATGCAG GTTGTGTTTTGGAAGGCCTAAGCTATCTCCACGCCCTTGGAATAGTTTACAGGGATTTAAAACCAGAAAATATCATTGTGCATCATAATGGATATCTCAAGTTAGCTGACTTGGGTTTTGCCAAAAAAACTGATGCTAAAGAGAAGACATTTACTTTTGTAGGTACCGCGGAATACGTAGCCCCAGAGATAATCCTCAGCAAAGGCTACAACAGAGCTGTGGACTACTGGGCCTATGGCGTATTCGTTTACGAACTTCTTGTAGGTAAAACACCTTTCAGAACCAATGATCCCGGTCATATGAATACTTACAAGCTGATTCTGAAAGGGATAGAGTTTGTACTTTTTCCAGAGTACGTATCAGGAACTGCTAAGAATCTTATAAAAAAGCTTTGTACGCAATCGGTTTCAGACAGGTTGGGTTGCCAGAAGTCTGGAATTCAGGCCATCAAAAAGCATCTGTGGTTCGGTAGCTTGGACTGGAACAAACTTTGTCGTCTCGAGGTGGAGCCTCCATATAGGCCAACGTTAAACGACAATGTTGACACAAGGTACTTTGAGAAGTTCCCGGATGACAAAGATGTACCTCCAGATGATTTTTCTGATTGGGACAAAGACttataa